In Nomascus leucogenys isolate Asia chromosome 8, Asia_NLE_v1, whole genome shotgun sequence, a single genomic region encodes these proteins:
- the NSMF gene encoding NMDA receptor synaptonuclear signaling and neuronal migration factor isoform X3 translates to MGAAASRRRALRSEAMSSVAAKVRAARAFGEYLSQSHPENRNGADHLLADAYSGHDGSPEMQPAPQNKRRLSLVSNGCYEGSLSEEPSIRKPAGEGPQPRVYTISGEPALLPSPEAEAIELAVVKGRRQRHPHHHSQPLRASPGGSREDVSRPCQSWAGSRQGSKECPGCAQLAPGPTPRAFGLEQPPLPETSGRRKKLERMYSVDRVSDDVPIRTWFPKENLFSFQTATTTMQAISNFRKHLRMVGSRRVKAQTFAERRERSFSRSWSDPTPMKADTSHDSRDSSDLQSSHCTLDEAFEDLDWDTEKGLEAVACDTEGFVPPKVMLISSKVPKAEYIPTIIRRDDPSIIPILYDHEHATFEDILEEIERKLNVYHKGAKIWKMLIFCQGGPGHLYLLKNKVATFAKVEKEEDMIHFWKRLSRLMSKVNPEPNVIHIMGCYILGNPNGEKLFQNLRTLMTPYRVTFESPLELSAQGKQMIETYFDFRLYRLWKSRQHSKLLDFDDVL, encoded by the exons ATGGGCGCCGCCGCCTCCAGGAGGAGGGCGCTGAGGAGCGAGGCCATGTCCTCGGTGGCGGCCAAAGTGCG AGCAGCCCGAGCGTTTGGAGAGTACCTGTCCCAGAGTCACCCTGAGAACCGCAACGGCGCAG ATCACCTGCTGGCTGATGCCTACTCTGGCCACGACGGGTCCCCCGAGATGCAGCCGGCCCCCCAGAACAAGCGCCGCCTGTCCCTCGTCTCCAACGGCTGCTACGAGGGCAGCCTCTCAGAGGAGCCCAGCATTAGGAAGCCCGCAGGCGAGGGCCCTCAGCCTCGAGTGTACACCATCTCTGGGGAGCCCGCCCTGCTGCCTAGCCCCGAGGCGGAGGCCATTGAGCTGGCAGTGGTGAAGGGGCGGCGGCAGCGGCACCCTCACCATCACAGCCAGCCCCTGCGCGCCAGCCCTGGCGGCAGCCGGGAGGACGTCAGCAGGCCCTGCCAGAGCTGGGCGGGCAGCCGCCAGGGCTCCAAGGAATGCCCCGGGTGTGCCCAGCTGGCTCCTGGCCCCACCCCTCGGGCCTTTGGGCTGGAACAGCCACCTCTGCCTGAGACCTCCGGTCGCCGCAAGAAGCTGGAGAGGATGTACAGCGTTGACCGTGTGTCTG ACGACGTCCCCATTCGTACCTGGTTCCCCAAGGAAAATCTTTTCAGCTTCCAGACAGCAACCACAACTATGCAAGC CATCTC GAACTTCCGCAAACACCTGCGCATGGTCGGCAGCCGGAGGGTGAAGGCCCAGA CGTTCGCTGAGCGGCGCGAGCGGAGCTTCAGCCGGTCCTGGAGCGACCCCACCCCCATGAAAGCCGACACTTCCCACGACTCCCGAGACA GCAGTGACCTGCAGAGCTCCCACTGCACGCTGGACGAGGCCTTCGAGGACCTGGACTGGGACACTGAGAAGGGCCTGGAGGCCGTGGCCTGCGACACCGAGGGCTTCGTGCCACCAAAGGTCATG CTCATTTCCTCCAAGGTGCCCAAGGCTGAGTACATCCCCACCATCATCCGCCGGGATGACCCCTCCATCATCCCCATCCTCTAC GACCATGAGCACGCAACCTTCGAGGACATCCTTG AGGAGATAGAGAGGAAGCTGAACGTCTACCACAAGGGAGCCAAGATCTGGAAGATGCTGATTTTCTGCCAG GGAGGTCCTGGACACCTCTATCTGCTCAAGAACAAGGTGGCCACCTTTGCCaaagtggagaaggaagaggacaTGATTCA CTTCTGGAAGCGGCTGAGCCGCCTGATGAGCAAAGTGAACCCAGAGCCGAACGTCATCCACATCATGGGCTGCTACATTCTGGGGAACCCCAACGGGGAGAAG CTGTTCCAGAACCTCAGGACCCTCATGACTCCTTATAGGGTCACCTTTGAGTCACCCCTGGAGCTCTCAGCCCAAG GGAAGCAGATGATCGAGACGTACTTTGACTTCCGGTTGTACCGCCTGTGGAAGAGCCGCCAGCACTCGAAGCTGCTGGACTTCGACGACGTCCTGTGA
- the NSMF gene encoding NMDA receptor synaptonuclear signaling and neuronal migration factor isoform X2, which translates to MGAAASRRRALRSEAMSSVAAKVRAARAFGEYLSQSHPENRNGADHLLADAYSGHDGSPEMQPAPQNKRRLSLVSNGCYEGSLSEEPSIRKPAGEGPQPRVYTISGEPALLPSPEAEAIELAVVKGRRQRHPHHHSQPLRASPGGSREDVSRPCQSWAGSRQGSKECPGCAQLAPGPTPRAFGLEQPPLPETSGRRKKLERMYSVDRVSDDVPIRTWFPKENLFSFQTATTTMQAVFRGYAERKRRKRENDSASVIQRNFRKHLRMVGSRRVKAQTFAERRERSFSRSWSDPTPMKADTSHDSRDSSDLQSSHCTLDEAFEDLDWDTEKGLEAVACDTEGFVPPKVMLISSKVPKAEYIPTIIRRDDPSIIPILYDHEHATFEDILEEIERKLNVYHKGAKIWKMLIFCQGGPGHLYLLKNKVATFAKVEKEEDMIHFWKRLSRLMSKVNPEPNVIHIMGCYILGNPNGEKLFQNLRTLMTPYRVTFESPLELSAQGKQMIETYFDFRLYRLWKSRQHSKLLDFDDVL; encoded by the exons ATGGGCGCCGCCGCCTCCAGGAGGAGGGCGCTGAGGAGCGAGGCCATGTCCTCGGTGGCGGCCAAAGTGCG AGCAGCCCGAGCGTTTGGAGAGTACCTGTCCCAGAGTCACCCTGAGAACCGCAACGGCGCAG ATCACCTGCTGGCTGATGCCTACTCTGGCCACGACGGGTCCCCCGAGATGCAGCCGGCCCCCCAGAACAAGCGCCGCCTGTCCCTCGTCTCCAACGGCTGCTACGAGGGCAGCCTCTCAGAGGAGCCCAGCATTAGGAAGCCCGCAGGCGAGGGCCCTCAGCCTCGAGTGTACACCATCTCTGGGGAGCCCGCCCTGCTGCCTAGCCCCGAGGCGGAGGCCATTGAGCTGGCAGTGGTGAAGGGGCGGCGGCAGCGGCACCCTCACCATCACAGCCAGCCCCTGCGCGCCAGCCCTGGCGGCAGCCGGGAGGACGTCAGCAGGCCCTGCCAGAGCTGGGCGGGCAGCCGCCAGGGCTCCAAGGAATGCCCCGGGTGTGCCCAGCTGGCTCCTGGCCCCACCCCTCGGGCCTTTGGGCTGGAACAGCCACCTCTGCCTGAGACCTCCGGTCGCCGCAAGAAGCTGGAGAGGATGTACAGCGTTGACCGTGTGTCTG ACGACGTCCCCATTCGTACCTGGTTCCCCAAGGAAAATCTTTTCAGCTTCCAGACAGCAACCACAACTATGCAAGC GGTGTTCAGGGGCTACGCGGAGAGGAAGCGCCGGAAACGGGAGAATGATTCCGCGTCTGTAATCCAGAG GAACTTCCGCAAACACCTGCGCATGGTCGGCAGCCGGAGGGTGAAGGCCCAGA CGTTCGCTGAGCGGCGCGAGCGGAGCTTCAGCCGGTCCTGGAGCGACCCCACCCCCATGAAAGCCGACACTTCCCACGACTCCCGAGACA GCAGTGACCTGCAGAGCTCCCACTGCACGCTGGACGAGGCCTTCGAGGACCTGGACTGGGACACTGAGAAGGGCCTGGAGGCCGTGGCCTGCGACACCGAGGGCTTCGTGCCACCAAAGGTCATG CTCATTTCCTCCAAGGTGCCCAAGGCTGAGTACATCCCCACCATCATCCGCCGGGATGACCCCTCCATCATCCCCATCCTCTAC GACCATGAGCACGCAACCTTCGAGGACATCCTTG AGGAGATAGAGAGGAAGCTGAACGTCTACCACAAGGGAGCCAAGATCTGGAAGATGCTGATTTTCTGCCAG GGAGGTCCTGGACACCTCTATCTGCTCAAGAACAAGGTGGCCACCTTTGCCaaagtggagaaggaagaggacaTGATTCA CTTCTGGAAGCGGCTGAGCCGCCTGATGAGCAAAGTGAACCCAGAGCCGAACGTCATCCACATCATGGGCTGCTACATTCTGGGGAACCCCAACGGGGAGAAG CTGTTCCAGAACCTCAGGACCCTCATGACTCCTTATAGGGTCACCTTTGAGTCACCCCTGGAGCTCTCAGCCCAAG GGAAGCAGATGATCGAGACGTACTTTGACTTCCGGTTGTACCGCCTGTGGAAGAGCCGCCAGCACTCGAAGCTGCTGGACTTCGACGACGTCCTGTGA
- the NSMF gene encoding NMDA receptor synaptonuclear signaling and neuronal migration factor isoform X1 encodes MGAAASRRRALRSEAMSSVAAKVRAARAFGEYLSQSHPENRNGADHLLADAYSGHDGSPEMQPAPQNKRRLSLVSNGCYEGSLSEEPSIRKPAGEGPQPRVYTISGEPALLPSPEAEAIELAVVKGRRQRHPHHHSQPLRASPGGSREDVSRPCQSWAGSRQGSKECPGCAQLAPGPTPRAFGLEQPPLPETSGRRKKLERMYSVDRVSDDVPIRTWFPKENLFSFQTATTTMQAISVFRGYAERKRRKRENDSASVIQRNFRKHLRMVGSRRVKAQTFAERRERSFSRSWSDPTPMKADTSHDSRDSSDLQSSHCTLDEAFEDLDWDTEKGLEAVACDTEGFVPPKVMLISSKVPKAEYIPTIIRRDDPSIIPILYDHEHATFEDILEEIERKLNVYHKGAKIWKMLIFCQGGPGHLYLLKNKVATFAKVEKEEDMIHFWKRLSRLMSKVNPEPNVIHIMGCYILGNPNGEKLFQNLRTLMTPYRVTFESPLELSAQGKQMIETYFDFRLYRLWKSRQHSKLLDFDDVL; translated from the exons ATGGGCGCCGCCGCCTCCAGGAGGAGGGCGCTGAGGAGCGAGGCCATGTCCTCGGTGGCGGCCAAAGTGCG AGCAGCCCGAGCGTTTGGAGAGTACCTGTCCCAGAGTCACCCTGAGAACCGCAACGGCGCAG ATCACCTGCTGGCTGATGCCTACTCTGGCCACGACGGGTCCCCCGAGATGCAGCCGGCCCCCCAGAACAAGCGCCGCCTGTCCCTCGTCTCCAACGGCTGCTACGAGGGCAGCCTCTCAGAGGAGCCCAGCATTAGGAAGCCCGCAGGCGAGGGCCCTCAGCCTCGAGTGTACACCATCTCTGGGGAGCCCGCCCTGCTGCCTAGCCCCGAGGCGGAGGCCATTGAGCTGGCAGTGGTGAAGGGGCGGCGGCAGCGGCACCCTCACCATCACAGCCAGCCCCTGCGCGCCAGCCCTGGCGGCAGCCGGGAGGACGTCAGCAGGCCCTGCCAGAGCTGGGCGGGCAGCCGCCAGGGCTCCAAGGAATGCCCCGGGTGTGCCCAGCTGGCTCCTGGCCCCACCCCTCGGGCCTTTGGGCTGGAACAGCCACCTCTGCCTGAGACCTCCGGTCGCCGCAAGAAGCTGGAGAGGATGTACAGCGTTGACCGTGTGTCTG ACGACGTCCCCATTCGTACCTGGTTCCCCAAGGAAAATCTTTTCAGCTTCCAGACAGCAACCACAACTATGCAAGC CATCTC GGTGTTCAGGGGCTACGCGGAGAGGAAGCGCCGGAAACGGGAGAATGATTCCGCGTCTGTAATCCAGAG GAACTTCCGCAAACACCTGCGCATGGTCGGCAGCCGGAGGGTGAAGGCCCAGA CGTTCGCTGAGCGGCGCGAGCGGAGCTTCAGCCGGTCCTGGAGCGACCCCACCCCCATGAAAGCCGACACTTCCCACGACTCCCGAGACA GCAGTGACCTGCAGAGCTCCCACTGCACGCTGGACGAGGCCTTCGAGGACCTGGACTGGGACACTGAGAAGGGCCTGGAGGCCGTGGCCTGCGACACCGAGGGCTTCGTGCCACCAAAGGTCATG CTCATTTCCTCCAAGGTGCCCAAGGCTGAGTACATCCCCACCATCATCCGCCGGGATGACCCCTCCATCATCCCCATCCTCTAC GACCATGAGCACGCAACCTTCGAGGACATCCTTG AGGAGATAGAGAGGAAGCTGAACGTCTACCACAAGGGAGCCAAGATCTGGAAGATGCTGATTTTCTGCCAG GGAGGTCCTGGACACCTCTATCTGCTCAAGAACAAGGTGGCCACCTTTGCCaaagtggagaaggaagaggacaTGATTCA CTTCTGGAAGCGGCTGAGCCGCCTGATGAGCAAAGTGAACCCAGAGCCGAACGTCATCCACATCATGGGCTGCTACATTCTGGGGAACCCCAACGGGGAGAAG CTGTTCCAGAACCTCAGGACCCTCATGACTCCTTATAGGGTCACCTTTGAGTCACCCCTGGAGCTCTCAGCCCAAG GGAAGCAGATGATCGAGACGTACTTTGACTTCCGGTTGTACCGCCTGTGGAAGAGCCGCCAGCACTCGAAGCTGCTGGACTTCGACGACGTCCTGTGA